The proteins below come from a single Ostrinia nubilalis chromosome Z, ilOstNubi1.1, whole genome shotgun sequence genomic window:
- the LOC135086864 gene encoding E3 ubiquitin-protein ligase RNF220: MEGFLHHMAPQFLHPALQSFGCGAFRPIGGAFHPLYPGKAFARHLGEQYALGQSVGQALRSRMKMWWSQSVRDESSTPPLYRHAYAARDDTSSPGSAASASPRPCKDDEPVPPPTCTDSHDFFSADGERKSSCGVCGARLGPGVAQAHFLQELQHLYSLSALPRDAAAPPAHSLHHQDEDARWETFQRIRANRQRRLKLRTRKRHHTVESMLGYDLEEERREERPREPRAYDAEDEPVDVEGDSLGWPDAAISVDDKEQRGDKLHLSYAEDLEISSTNDTIHSPERVRIETPKPLSLECTPKSDVSERPAEVSTSDAWAAAGAPPDGWQLAPESYVRHKLDGENLPSSTDSRN; this comes from the exons ATGGAAGGGTTCCTGCACCACATGGCGCCGCAGTTCCTGCACCCAGCCCTGCAGAGCTTCGGCTGCGGCGCCTTCCGACCGATAGGGGGCGCCTTCCACCCCTTGTACCCTGGGAAAGCCTTTGCCCGCCATTTGGGGGAGCAGTACGCCCTTGGCCAAAGCGTTGGACAAGCGCTCAGG TCCAGAATGAAAATGTGGTGGTCACAGAGCGTCCGCGACGAGAGCAGCACGCCGCCGCTGTACCGGCACGCGTACGCCGCGCGCGACGACACCAGCTCGCCCGGCTCCGCCGCGTCCGCCTCGCCGCGGCCCTGCAAGGACGACGAGCCCGTACCGCCGCCCACCTGCACCGACTCGCACGACTTCTTCTCGG CGGACGGCGAGCGCAAGTCGTCGTGCGGCGTGTGCGGCGCGCGGCTGGGCCCGGGCGTGGCGCAGGCGCACTTTCTGCAGGAGCTGCAGCACCTGTACAGCCTGAGCGCGCTGCCCCGCGACGCTGCTGCGCCGCCCGCGCACTCGCTGCACCACCAGGACGAGGACGCGCGGTGGGAG ACATTTCAGCGCATCCGAGCGAACCGGCAGCGGCGGCTGAAGCTGCGCACGCGCAAGCGGCACCACACCGTCGAGAGCATGCTGGGCTACGACCTGGAAGAGGAGCGGCGCGAGGAGCGGCCGCGGGAGCCGCGCGCCTACGACGCAGAAGACGAGCCCGTGGACGTGGAGGGCGACTCGCTGGGCTGGCCCGACGCCGCCATCAGCGTGGACG ATAAGGAGCAGCGAGGTGACAAGTTGCACTTGAGCTACGCTGAAGACTTGGAGATATCGAGCACGAACGACACTATCCACTCACCCGAGCGTGTTAG GATCGAGACGCCGAAGCCGCTTTCGCTGGAGTGCACGCCCAAATCGGACGTGTCCGAGCGTCCGGCCGAGGTGTCCACTTCGGACGcgtgggcggcggcgggcgcccCGCCGGACGGCTGGCAGCTGGCGCCGGAGTCCTACGTGCGCCACAAGCTGGACGGCGAGAACCTGCCTTCTTCCACGGACTCGCGGAACTAA